The proteins below come from a single Agromyces flavus genomic window:
- a CDS encoding zinc-dependent alcohol dehydrogenase yields the protein MLTAAYTGDSTITVSEAEAQPPAPGQVQIRVAYVGLCGTDLHILHGSMDARVRTPLVFGHEMSGTIAALGDGVTGFAVGDPVTVMPLDWDGTCPACRAGNTHVCQNLDFIGIDSPGALQAYWNVPARVVVPLPVGVALRDAALVEPVAVAVHDVRRSEVAPGEKAVVIGGGPIGVLIATVARAFGAEVAVIELDANRRAQVADLGFATLDPREVDQVAWVEEWTGRAGADVVFEVSGAASAVLGATSLAKVRGTLVVVAIHPTPREIDLQRVFWRELRILGARVYERTDFERAAELVADGTIPADLLITQVVPLAETRAAFDDLEAGRAMKVLVDVQAGQPRTDAAA from the coding sequence ATGCTGACCGCCGCGTACACAGGCGACTCGACCATCACCGTCTCCGAGGCCGAAGCGCAGCCTCCGGCCCCCGGCCAGGTGCAGATCCGCGTCGCGTATGTCGGCCTCTGCGGCACCGACCTCCACATCCTGCACGGCAGCATGGATGCGCGCGTGCGCACCCCGCTCGTGTTCGGCCACGAGATGAGCGGCACCATCGCCGCCCTCGGCGACGGCGTCACCGGGTTCGCCGTCGGCGATCCCGTCACCGTGATGCCGCTCGACTGGGACGGGACCTGTCCCGCCTGCCGGGCGGGGAACACCCACGTCTGCCAGAACCTCGACTTCATCGGCATCGACTCCCCCGGCGCCCTGCAGGCCTACTGGAACGTGCCGGCCCGGGTCGTCGTGCCCCTGCCGGTCGGGGTCGCACTCCGGGACGCGGCACTCGTCGAACCGGTCGCCGTCGCCGTGCACGACGTGCGGCGCTCCGAGGTCGCGCCCGGCGAGAAGGCGGTGGTCATCGGCGGCGGGCCGATCGGCGTGCTCATCGCGACCGTCGCTCGCGCCTTCGGCGCCGAGGTCGCGGTCATCGAGCTCGATGCCAACCGGCGGGCCCAGGTCGCCGACCTCGGCTTCGCGACCCTCGACCCGCGCGAGGTCGACCAGGTCGCGTGGGTCGAGGAGTGGACCGGTCGCGCAGGCGCCGACGTCGTCTTCGAGGTCTCGGGTGCCGCCTCGGCGGTGCTCGGGGCGACCTCGCTCGCCAAGGTCCGCGGAACGCTGGTCGTCGTCGCCATCCATCCGACGCCGCGCGAGATCGACCTCCAGCGCGTGTTCTGGCGCGAGCTGCGCATCCTCGGCGCGCGGGTCTACGAGCGCACCGACTTCGAGAGGGCGGCCGAGCTCGTGGCCGACGGCACCATCCCCGCCGACCTGCTCATCACCCAGGTGGTCCCGCTCGCCGAGACCCGCGCCGCGTTCGACGACCTCGAGGCCGGGCGGGCCATGAAGGTCCTCGTGGACGTCCAGGCCGGGCAGCCCCGAACGGATGCCGCGGCATGA
- a CDS encoding SDR family oxidoreductase, protein MSVSFDLTGTTAVVTGAKRGIGYAMAEGLAAAGADIIGVSATLGTSGSAIADAVAAHGRTFEAHAVDFADRDAVVALGESLADRRIDILVNNAGTIERAPAAEHPLELWDRVVAVNLSSQFVLTQAIARGMLERGRGKVIFTASLLSFQGGINVPGYAAAKSGIAGLIKALANEWTARGVTVNGIAPGYIATDNTRALREDPDRSRAILERIPAGRWGRADDLAGATVFLASPAADYVSGVVLPVDGGWLGR, encoded by the coding sequence ATGAGCGTGAGCTTCGACCTCACCGGAACCACGGCCGTCGTGACCGGTGCCAAGCGCGGGATCGGGTACGCGATGGCCGAGGGACTCGCCGCCGCCGGTGCCGACATCATCGGCGTGAGCGCGACGCTCGGGACGAGCGGCAGCGCGATCGCCGACGCGGTCGCGGCCCACGGGCGCACGTTCGAAGCGCACGCGGTCGACTTCGCCGACCGCGACGCCGTCGTGGCGTTGGGCGAGTCGCTCGCCGACCGCCGGATCGACATCCTCGTGAACAACGCGGGCACCATCGAGCGGGCTCCCGCCGCCGAGCATCCGCTCGAGCTGTGGGACCGCGTCGTGGCCGTGAACCTCTCGAGCCAATTCGTGCTCACCCAGGCGATCGCGCGCGGCATGCTCGAGCGCGGGCGAGGGAAGGTCATCTTCACCGCCAGCCTCCTGAGCTTCCAGGGCGGCATCAACGTGCCCGGCTACGCCGCCGCGAAATCCGGCATCGCCGGCCTCATCAAGGCGCTCGCCAACGAGTGGACCGCGCGCGGCGTCACGGTCAACGGCATCGCGCCCGGGTACATCGCCACCGACAACACCCGGGCGCTGCGCGAGGACCCCGATCGCTCCCGGGCGATCCTCGAGCGCATCCCGGCCGGCCGTTGGGGACGCGCCGACGACCTCGCCGGCGCGACGGTGTTCCTCGCGTCGCCCGCGGCCGACTACGTCTCGGGCGTCGTCCTGCCCGTCGACGGCGGATGGCTCGGCCGATGA
- a CDS encoding CaiB/BaiF CoA transferase family protein: MTQTNGVLAGYRVLDCSIAMAGPFAAQRLGDLGADVIKVEPTTGEWQRHTAAGGASGNEINVSFLSLNRNKRSVALDLKSDEGRAALRGLVAGADVFLQNYRPGVAARLGVDYESLRAINPSIVYVSISGYGEDGPYRDRPGQDLLLQAMSGAMLSAGRHGDEPAPAGQYLADAVTASTAFEGVLAALLHRERTGEGQLVTVNMLDALTTLQMQELSVFTVGRKTQERSAEPHAHVYIRAPYGVFATSDGFVALAFADLHELGRLIDEPAFEGWNSEVEGWTRRDEIHARTAAKLREKPSGYWIEVLGAAGVWIGPILGYQELVDDAQIVHNGTFIEYDHPTEGHVKTPGFPYRFSATPPQLYRGAPLVGEHTREVLAEAGFDDAAIDALLASGAARATETARVAASA, from the coding sequence CGACCGGCGAATGGCAGCGGCACACGGCCGCGGGCGGCGCGAGCGGGAACGAGATCAACGTGTCGTTCCTCTCCCTCAACCGCAACAAGCGGTCGGTCGCGCTCGACCTCAAGAGCGATGAGGGCCGTGCTGCGCTCCGCGGCCTCGTGGCGGGCGCCGACGTCTTCCTGCAGAACTACCGACCCGGCGTCGCGGCCCGACTCGGCGTCGACTACGAATCGTTGCGGGCGATCAATCCGTCGATCGTCTACGTCTCCATCTCGGGGTACGGCGAGGACGGCCCGTACCGGGACCGTCCGGGCCAGGATCTGCTCCTCCAGGCGATGTCCGGTGCGATGCTGTCCGCCGGCCGGCACGGCGACGAGCCGGCGCCTGCAGGCCAGTACCTGGCCGACGCCGTGACGGCGTCGACCGCGTTCGAAGGCGTGCTCGCCGCGTTGCTGCACCGCGAGCGCACGGGCGAGGGCCAGCTCGTCACGGTGAACATGCTCGATGCGCTCACGACCCTGCAGATGCAGGAGCTGTCGGTGTTCACCGTGGGCCGAAAGACCCAGGAACGCTCCGCCGAACCGCACGCGCACGTGTACATCCGAGCGCCGTACGGCGTCTTCGCCACGAGCGACGGCTTCGTGGCACTCGCCTTCGCCGACCTGCACGAGCTCGGACGCCTGATCGACGAGCCCGCCTTCGAGGGCTGGAACAGCGAGGTCGAGGGCTGGACCCGACGCGACGAGATCCACGCCAGGACCGCCGCGAAGCTCCGAGAGAAGCCGTCGGGGTATTGGATCGAGGTGCTCGGTGCCGCCGGGGTCTGGATCGGTCCAATCCTGGGCTACCAGGAGCTCGTCGACGACGCCCAGATCGTGCACAACGGCACGTTCATCGAGTACGACCACCCGACGGAGGGGCACGTGAAGACGCCCGGCTTCCCGTACCGCTTCTCGGCGACGCCGCCGCAGCTCTATCGCGGCGCGCCACTCGTCGGAGAGCACACGCGCGAGGTCCTCGCCGAGGCCGGCTTCGACGACGCCGCCATCGACGCGCTGCTGGCCTCGGGCGCCGCGCGCGCGACCGAGACGGCGCGCGTCGCCGCGAGCGCGTGA
- the eda gene encoding bifunctional 4-hydroxy-2-oxoglutarate aldolase/2-dehydro-3-deoxy-phosphogluconate aldolase, which produces MILDGERFVPVVVLDDPARAVPLAEALQRGGIRCAEITLRTPAGIDAIAALREVPDFTVGAGTVLEPDDVDRVFDAGARFVVSPGLADDVVERAQALGVEVIPGVATATEVQRAIRLGLDRLKLFPAGPLGGTAAIRALAGPFPGVRYLPSGGVTAANAAEYLASPHVFAVSGSWMATRELIAAGDFDAIARISREAVGGVAP; this is translated from the coding sequence ATGATCCTCGACGGCGAGCGCTTCGTCCCGGTCGTCGTGCTCGACGACCCGGCACGGGCGGTTCCCCTCGCCGAGGCGCTGCAGCGCGGCGGCATCCGGTGCGCCGAGATCACCCTGCGCACGCCGGCCGGCATCGACGCGATCGCGGCGCTCCGCGAGGTGCCCGACTTCACGGTCGGCGCCGGCACCGTGCTCGAACCCGACGACGTCGACCGCGTGTTCGACGCCGGCGCGCGATTCGTGGTGAGCCCCGGTCTCGCCGACGACGTGGTGGAACGCGCGCAGGCCCTCGGGGTCGAGGTCATCCCCGGCGTCGCGACCGCCACCGAGGTGCAGCGCGCCATCCGGCTGGGGCTCGATCGCCTCAAGCTGTTCCCCGCCGGGCCGCTCGGGGGGACGGCCGCGATCCGCGCGCTCGCCGGCCCGTTCCCAGGGGTGCGATACCTGCCCAGCGGCGGCGTGACCGCCGCCAACGCCGCGGAGTACCTCGCCAGTCCGCACGTCTTCGCCGTGAGCGGGAGCTGGATGGCGACGCGCGAGCTCATCGCGGCCGGCGACTTCGACGCGATCGCGCGGATCAGCCGCGAAGCCGTCGGCGGGGTGGCTCCGTGA
- a CDS encoding FadR/GntR family transcriptional regulator: MATGSRSNVVIDGIRRMITSGELVAGSRLPVERELGARLGVSRGPLREGVRALVVLGVLETRQGDGTYVTSLEPGQLLEPLGMLAELQSPENSVHLLGVRRVLEPEVAAQAALRVSDEQLAEARRILERGEAILDADGDIDLEGTIDVDTDFHRLVATASGNPAFAAIIEALVSRTARARLWRAIHERGAVHDTQREHRAILNALEAHDPDRARIRMSVHVLGVEEFTARHLDEQPVADES; encoded by the coding sequence ATGGCCACCGGATCTCGTTCGAACGTCGTGATCGACGGCATCCGCCGGATGATCACGAGCGGCGAGCTCGTGGCCGGGTCGCGCCTCCCGGTCGAGCGCGAGCTCGGCGCCCGCCTCGGCGTCTCGCGCGGACCGCTCCGGGAGGGGGTGCGCGCGCTCGTCGTGCTCGGCGTGCTCGAGACCCGCCAAGGCGACGGCACCTACGTGACGTCGCTCGAACCGGGGCAGCTTCTCGAGCCACTCGGCATGCTCGCCGAGCTCCAGAGCCCCGAGAACAGCGTGCACCTGCTCGGCGTCCGCCGCGTGCTCGAGCCCGAGGTCGCCGCCCAGGCCGCACTCCGGGTCTCCGACGAGCAGCTCGCGGAGGCTCGGCGCATCCTCGAGCGCGGCGAGGCGATCCTCGACGCCGACGGCGACATCGACCTCGAGGGCACCATCGACGTCGACACCGACTTCCACCGGCTCGTCGCCACCGCGAGCGGCAATCCGGCCTTCGCGGCCATCATCGAGGCGCTCGTCAGTCGGACGGCGCGTGCTCGCCTGTGGCGCGCCATCCATGAGCGGGGTGCCGTGCACGACACCCAGCGCGAGCACCGCGCCATCCTCAATGCGCTCGAGGCCCATGATCCTGACCGCGCTCGCATCCGCATGAGCGTCCACGTGCTCGGCGTCGAGGAATTCACCGCGCGGCATCTCGACGAGCAGCCCGTCGCCGACGAATCCTGA
- a CDS encoding sugar kinase — protein MSGGVLTIGEGLGVLRTRGFGSLAHEPDLVVGTGGAEGNVAIGLARLGTPVTWLGRVGDDGLGTRVVRELRAEGVAVVAPVDPAAATGLLIKESPSPGRTVVTYHRAGSAGSRLSPSDLEPVDLEGFDLLHVTGITPALSASARAAIDAAVDGARAAGVRVSFDVNHRRSLWPDAAAAAECYRSLASRADLVFAGDEEAALVTGLADAAPAALARAIAGLGPTEVVVKLGDRGALALGDGAVAERPAVPVGVVDTVGAGDAFVAGYLAARLAGEPVAARLDLAVRTGAAACTHPGDWEGFPTRRDLDRRPGQDPVAR, from the coding sequence GTGAGCGGCGGAGTCCTGACGATCGGCGAGGGCCTCGGCGTGCTCCGGACGCGCGGGTTCGGCTCGCTCGCACACGAACCCGACCTCGTCGTCGGCACCGGGGGCGCCGAGGGCAACGTCGCCATCGGACTCGCGCGGCTCGGGACGCCGGTCACCTGGCTCGGCCGCGTCGGCGACGACGGGCTCGGCACCCGGGTCGTGCGCGAGCTGCGCGCCGAGGGCGTGGCGGTCGTCGCCCCCGTCGACCCGGCGGCGGCGACGGGCCTGCTCATCAAGGAGTCCCCCTCCCCCGGACGCACCGTCGTGACCTATCACCGGGCCGGCAGCGCGGGAAGCCGGTTGTCGCCGTCCGACCTCGAGCCGGTCGACCTCGAGGGCTTCGACCTGCTGCACGTGACCGGGATCACGCCGGCCCTGTCCGCCTCGGCGCGCGCCGCGATCGACGCCGCCGTCGATGGGGCTCGAGCCGCCGGTGTCCGCGTGTCGTTCGACGTGAACCACCGGCGCTCCCTCTGGCCGGACGCCGCGGCCGCCGCGGAGTGCTACCGGTCGCTCGCGTCGCGGGCCGACCTCGTCTTCGCCGGCGACGAGGAGGCCGCGCTCGTGACCGGGCTGGCGGATGCCGCGCCGGCCGCGCTGGCACGGGCGATCGCCGGGCTGGGACCGACCGAGGTCGTCGTGAAGCTCGGCGATCGAGGCGCGCTCGCGCTCGGCGACGGCGCGGTGGCCGAGCGCCCGGCGGTGCCCGTCGGCGTGGTCGACACCGTCGGCGCGGGCGACGCGTTCGTCGCCGGCTACCTCGCCGCTCGCCTCGCGGGCGAGCCCGTCGCCGCGCGGCTCGACCTCGCGGTCCGCACGGGCGCCGCCGCCTGCACGCACCCCGGCGACTGGGAGGGATTTCCCACGAGGCGCGATCTCGACCGCCGACCCGGTCAGGACCCCGTCGCGCGCTGA
- a CDS encoding amidohydrolase family protein, translating to MSEIIDAHQHVWDLERARYDWLGPDAGVLYRSFGMDDVRPSFAATGVTGTVLVQSADDDDDTDLMFEVAADEPIVRGVVGYVPLHEPDRAAERLAELQQRPLFCGVRNLIHTRPEPDWLLRPDVDAGLGLLEAAGVPFDVVGVLPAHLEAVLEISERHPDLDLVIDHLNHAPVGMDDLEPWATLIARVAGNPRVFGKVSGLYSAVGDPAAWAVDQVRPILDHALEAFGPERLMYGGDWPVSLIAGGYERVFAGIDAALGDLDPRERDLIFSGTARRFYSLPDTEGPR from the coding sequence ATGAGCGAGATCATCGATGCCCACCAGCACGTCTGGGACCTCGAGCGGGCACGGTACGACTGGCTCGGTCCTGACGCGGGCGTGCTGTACCGCTCGTTCGGCATGGACGACGTCCGGCCGTCGTTCGCGGCGACGGGCGTCACCGGCACGGTACTCGTTCAGTCGGCGGACGACGACGACGACACCGACCTCATGTTCGAGGTCGCGGCCGACGAGCCGATCGTGCGCGGCGTCGTCGGCTACGTGCCGCTGCACGAGCCGGATCGCGCGGCCGAACGGCTCGCCGAACTCCAGCAGCGTCCGCTGTTCTGCGGCGTGCGCAACCTCATCCACACCCGCCCCGAGCCGGACTGGCTCCTGCGGCCGGACGTCGACGCCGGCCTGGGCCTCCTCGAGGCGGCCGGCGTGCCCTTCGACGTCGTCGGCGTGCTGCCTGCCCACCTCGAAGCCGTACTCGAGATCTCCGAGCGCCATCCTGATCTCGACCTCGTGATCGACCATCTCAACCATGCGCCCGTCGGCATGGACGACCTGGAGCCCTGGGCCACCCTCATCGCCCGGGTCGCGGGCAATCCGCGCGTGTTCGGCAAGGTCTCCGGCCTCTACTCCGCGGTCGGCGACCCCGCAGCGTGGGCGGTCGACCAGGTCCGTCCGATCCTCGACCATGCGCTCGAGGCCTTCGGCCCCGAGCGTCTGATGTACGGCGGAGACTGGCCGGTCTCGCTCATCGCCGGCGGATACGAGCGCGTGTTCGCCGGGATCGACGCCGCGCTCGGCGACCTCGACCCGCGCGAGCGGGATCTCA
- a CDS encoding aldo/keto reductase, producing MLSRTLRSGAALTEIGFGAAQIGNLYRPTGDDEARAAVDTAWDAGIRYFDTAPHYGLGLSERRLGAALRTRPRDEYVLSTKVGRLLVPNDAPEGAMDDQGFAVPATVRREWDLSRDGIRRSVDESLERLGLDRIDIAYLHDPDEHGPQAHAEAIPALIELREEGVVGAVGAGMNQSAMPAEFVRRHDVDVIMLAGRYTLLEQGALDDLLPAAVERGVRIVAAAVYNSGLLSKPRPTADAQYDYAPAPAEVLARANAIADVCEAFGLTLPEAAIAFPLRHPAVASVVVGLRTAGQVEGTVERYAADIPEDFWRSLSERGLVRDA from the coding sequence ATGCTGAGTCGCACGCTGCGGTCGGGCGCTGCCCTGACCGAGATCGGATTCGGAGCGGCGCAGATCGGCAACCTGTACCGCCCGACGGGCGACGACGAGGCTCGAGCCGCCGTCGACACCGCGTGGGATGCCGGCATCCGCTACTTCGACACGGCCCCCCACTATGGGCTCGGCCTCTCCGAGCGTCGCCTCGGAGCCGCGCTTCGCACGCGTCCGCGCGACGAGTACGTGCTCTCCACCAAGGTCGGACGACTGCTCGTGCCGAACGACGCCCCCGAGGGCGCGATGGACGACCAGGGGTTCGCGGTGCCGGCGACCGTCCGCCGCGAGTGGGACCTCAGCCGCGACGGCATCCGCAGATCGGTCGACGAGAGCCTCGAGCGGCTCGGCCTCGATCGGATCGACATCGCCTACCTGCACGATCCCGACGAGCACGGCCCGCAGGCGCATGCCGAGGCGATCCCGGCGCTCATCGAACTGCGGGAGGAGGGTGTCGTCGGCGCCGTCGGAGCGGGGATGAACCAATCCGCGATGCCCGCCGAGTTCGTGCGCCGCCACGACGTCGACGTGATCATGCTCGCCGGCCGCTACACCCTCCTCGAGCAGGGCGCCCTCGACGACCTGCTGCCGGCCGCCGTCGAGCGCGGCGTGCGGATCGTGGCCGCAGCGGTCTACAACTCCGGGCTCCTGTCGAAGCCCCGCCCAACCGCCGATGCACAGTACGACTACGCACCGGCCCCCGCGGAGGTGCTCGCACGCGCGAACGCCATCGCCGACGTGTGCGAGGCGTTCGGCCTGACGCTGCCCGAGGCCGCGATCGCCTTCCCGCTGCGACATCCGGCGGTCGCGTCGGTCGTCGTGGGCCTTCGCACGGCCGGCCAGGTCGAGGGAACGGTCGAACGGTACGCCGCCGACATCCCCGAGGACTTCTGGCGGTCCCTGTCGGAGCGAGGGCTGGTCCGCGATGCGTGA